One Nocardioidaceae bacterium SCSIO 66511 genomic window carries:
- a CDS encoding vitamin K epoxide reductase family protein, translating into MTAAAKDTEADVEPDAEDEFAAYDDEDFDPDDRGVPAMPVLPWLLLIGGAVGLVSSFVLTLDKIKLLEDPGFVPSCNINPIISCGTVMAREQAEAFGFMNPLIGLVGFGAVIAVGAAMLAGGRFRAWFWIGMQLGVTFGIVFVHWLIFQTIYDINALCPYCMAVWVVTAPIFLYVTRRNLAELAPRLSGGGRKVVNAIVDYHALILCLWFIFVLVLIIEHFWYFWSLGPSHWF; encoded by the coding sequence GTGACTGCAGCAGCCAAGGACACCGAAGCCGACGTTGAGCCGGACGCCGAGGACGAGTTCGCGGCGTACGACGACGAGGACTTCGATCCCGACGATCGCGGCGTACCGGCGATGCCGGTGCTGCCGTGGCTCCTACTGATCGGCGGCGCGGTCGGGCTGGTGAGCTCGTTCGTCCTGACGCTCGACAAGATCAAGCTGCTCGAGGATCCCGGCTTCGTACCGAGTTGCAACATCAACCCGATCATCAGCTGTGGCACGGTGATGGCCCGCGAGCAGGCTGAAGCGTTCGGGTTCATGAATCCGCTGATCGGTCTGGTCGGCTTCGGGGCGGTGATCGCAGTCGGCGCTGCCATGCTCGCCGGAGGGCGGTTCCGTGCGTGGTTCTGGATCGGCATGCAGCTCGGCGTGACGTTCGGGATCGTCTTCGTACATTGGCTGATCTTCCAGACGATCTATGACATCAACGCCCTCTGCCCGTACTGCATGGCCGTCTGGGTCGTCACGGCGCCGATCTTCCTGTACGTCACGCGGCGAAACCTCGCCGAGCTGGCGCCGCGCCTGTCGGGTGGCGGTCGCAAGGTCGTCAACGCGATCGTCGACTACCACGCGCTGATCCTGTGCCTCTGGTTCATTTTCGTGCTGGTGCTGATCATCGAGCACTTCTGGTACTTCTGGTCGCTCGGCCCGAGCCACTGGTTCTGA
- a CDS encoding histone deacetylase, whose protein sequence is MTHDPQRPVWYVAYGSNLAADRFGCYVNGGRPAGSARDYPGFRDRTPPRSVRPMTVPGGIFFAGESRVWTGGTAFFDPESDGIVAARAYLITAEQFVDLAEQEMLRPPGADRDLSVVLGTGRHSYGSGRYETLLGLGEIEGIPMLTVSAPWSASAASLSAPTGDYLRMIGRGLVEAHQWDEVRAGAYLAGAPGACGTWQAEHVTALLN, encoded by the coding sequence GTGACCCATGATCCGCAACGCCCGGTCTGGTACGTCGCCTACGGTTCGAACCTGGCCGCCGATCGATTCGGCTGCTACGTCAACGGCGGCCGCCCGGCGGGCAGCGCCCGCGACTACCCGGGATTCCGCGACCGTACGCCGCCGCGCTCGGTACGGCCGATGACGGTACCCGGCGGCATCTTCTTCGCCGGTGAGTCGCGGGTGTGGACCGGCGGCACCGCGTTCTTCGATCCGGAGAGCGACGGGATCGTCGCCGCGCGGGCGTACCTCATCACGGCCGAACAGTTCGTCGACTTGGCGGAACAGGAGATGCTGCGACCTCCCGGGGCCGATCGAGATCTGTCGGTCGTACTCGGCACGGGGCGGCATTCGTACGGCAGCGGCCGGTACGAGACGCTGCTCGGCCTCGGTGAGATCGAGGGCATTCCGATGCTGACGGTCAGCGCACCGTGGTCGGCATCGGCGGCCAGTTTGAGCGCACCCACCGGCGACTATCTGCGGATGATCGGCCGCGGTCTCGTCGAGGCGCACCAGTGGGATGAGGTACGCGCCGGCGCGTACCTCGCAGGCGCCCCGGGCGCGTGCGGCACCTGGCAGGCTGAGCACGTCACTGCGTTACTGAATTGA
- a CDS encoding HNH endonuclease yields MFEPQTYTRLRDLAGQAADASDAIGLATDEQLCQSLRDLQAALDLLDGVRASLFAQLKETEAHKADGASTVAGWARQQLRMGLGESRRHTKAGQTLKTLPKVAAALDAGQIRGAHVDEFTVGVTKVGADIMTDLQDVLVPLACECEPRDLRVAINELNDIVNCEERDKAYQRGMNKRDIRVDKCGDGYYVSGMLDPVTGAKFAQWAKTVSAPEYDGDDRAPSDRRVDGLGRMLDDQITPPPPDQQQPSDEQSADEQPGEREEQQSGQEPSKPRRRADTTLLVLADLETLLRLPGARPATLVGFGPIGPQLLGYLTCGADMSGILTHGVTGGTVPQANVLNVGRTSRLATTAQRKAITARQDGICANPGCGSTFLEFHHVDWWNRDGGRTDLSNLVGICGGCHHLVHQNKLIIRHDGHGGFTFHRSTGAVIDDHARITKQRVRDLIARIRHAAAETDVERRPPPPRPPDRQHQRHRRHGRLHDLPGRTYTITRLNLCDLAPPRT; encoded by the coding sequence ATGTTCGAGCCGCAGACCTACACCCGCCTCCGCGACCTCGCGGGTCAGGCTGCGGACGCTTCCGACGCCATTGGTCTCGCGACCGATGAGCAGCTGTGCCAGTCGCTGCGGGACCTGCAAGCCGCTCTCGATCTCCTCGACGGGGTACGCGCCTCCCTATTCGCGCAGCTCAAAGAGACCGAGGCCCACAAGGCCGACGGCGCCTCCACCGTCGCCGGGTGGGCCCGCCAGCAGCTGCGGATGGGGCTCGGTGAGTCGCGGCGGCACACCAAAGCCGGCCAAACGCTGAAGACCCTGCCGAAAGTCGCGGCCGCTCTGGATGCCGGGCAGATTCGGGGCGCGCATGTCGACGAGTTCACCGTCGGCGTCACCAAAGTCGGCGCCGACATCATGACCGACCTCCAAGACGTCCTCGTCCCACTCGCGTGCGAGTGCGAGCCCCGTGATCTGCGGGTCGCGATCAACGAGCTCAACGACATCGTGAACTGTGAAGAACGCGATAAGGCCTACCAGCGGGGCATGAACAAACGAGACATCCGGGTCGACAAATGCGGTGACGGCTACTACGTGTCCGGAATGCTCGACCCCGTCACCGGCGCAAAATTCGCCCAATGGGCCAAAACCGTCTCCGCACCCGAATACGACGGCGACGACCGCGCACCATCGGACCGACGAGTCGACGGACTCGGACGCATGCTCGACGACCAAATCACCCCACCCCCGCCCGACCAGCAGCAGCCCTCAGATGAGCAGTCCGCCGACGAGCAGCCCGGTGAGCGGGAAGAGCAGCAGTCCGGGCAGGAGCCGTCGAAGCCACGCCGACGTGCCGACACCACCCTGCTCGTCCTCGCCGACCTCGAAACCCTGCTGCGCCTGCCTGGTGCACGTCCGGCCACGTTGGTCGGGTTCGGCCCCATCGGGCCCCAGCTCCTCGGCTACCTCACCTGCGGCGCCGACATGTCGGGCATCCTCACCCACGGCGTCACCGGCGGCACGGTCCCGCAGGCCAACGTCCTCAACGTCGGGCGCACCAGCAGGCTCGCCACGACAGCGCAGCGGAAAGCGATCACCGCCCGCCAAGACGGCATCTGCGCCAATCCCGGCTGCGGATCGACGTTCTTGGAGTTTCACCACGTCGACTGGTGGAACCGTGACGGCGGGCGTACCGACCTGTCGAATTTGGTCGGGATCTGCGGCGGCTGCCACCACCTCGTGCATCAGAACAAGCTCATCATCCGGCACGACGGCCACGGTGGCTTCACCTTCCACCGCTCCACCGGCGCCGTCATCGACGACCACGCCCGCATCACGAAACAACGCGTCCGCGACCTCATCGCAAGAATCCGCCACGCGGCTGCTGAAACCGACGTCGAAAGACGACCACCGCCGCCACGACCACCCGACCGACAACACCAGCGGCACCGACGGCACGGCCGACTCCACGACCTCCCCGGCCGTACCTACACGATCACCCGCCTCAACCTCTGCGACCTCGCCCCACCCCGCACCTGA
- a CDS encoding TIGR03086 family metal-binding protein — protein sequence MPDPIDLGPAAQQVADLAADVRDDQLDGRTPCPEYSVSTLLAHLIGLSEAFRDAANKVGDSIEPQEALADGLAPDWRTELPDRLDELVAAWRAPEAWEGMTSAGGLTLPGEIAGVVAVDELVLHGWDLARATGQEFSCDPVTTQVVYEFAKESAKPGEEAAREGLFGPVVDVPADAPLFDRALGYAGRDPAWRP from the coding sequence ATGCCGGACCCGATCGATCTCGGACCAGCCGCACAACAGGTCGCCGATCTCGCCGCTGACGTACGCGACGACCAGCTCGACGGACGCACCCCGTGTCCGGAGTATTCGGTCTCGACGCTGCTGGCACACCTGATCGGGCTATCGGAGGCCTTCCGAGATGCCGCGAACAAGGTCGGCGACTCCATCGAGCCGCAGGAGGCACTCGCAGATGGGCTCGCTCCCGACTGGCGCACCGAGCTGCCGGACCGCCTCGACGAGCTGGTCGCCGCGTGGCGCGCACCCGAGGCTTGGGAGGGTATGACGTCGGCCGGAGGGCTGACGCTGCCCGGCGAGATCGCCGGCGTCGTCGCCGTAGATGAGCTCGTACTGCACGGCTGGGACCTCGCGCGAGCAACGGGCCAGGAGTTCAGCTGTGACCCGGTGACGACACAGGTCGTATACGAGTTCGCCAAGGAGTCGGCGAAGCCAGGCGAGGAGGCGGCCAGGGAGGGGCTGTTCGGCCCCGTCGTCGACGTACCCGCCGACGCGCCGTTGTTCGACCGCGCGCTCGGCTATGCGGGTCGCGATCCGGCCTGGCGGCCGTGA
- a CDS encoding FAD-dependent monooxygenase produces MRIAVIGAGIGGLTAAAAFTRRGHQVDVLERASEIREVGAGISLWPNALAALDVIGAGERVREQGLLVADAGIRASNGRWLSRVDVAEFERRIGSLVVIYRPLLLDILREAAELADVHLGVEVRGVTTDGVVTHSGGTTRADLVVGADGIRSIVRGSVWREAAAPKYAGYAAWRMVTEPISLDNGGETWGAGRRFGFAPLPDGRVYCFPVVNTPAGRAHGGLGEIRRLFGDWHAPIPALLDATRPDAVMYHDIYELPDLATYARGRVALLGDAAHAMTPNSGQGAGQAMEDAVVLAETVTAGKGLEEYDALRRERTQRITKQAHRIGAVAKWSSPVAVGARNALLRATPSSTVMKSLEPVVGWRP; encoded by the coding sequence ATGAGAATCGCCGTCATCGGCGCAGGGATCGGCGGGCTGACCGCAGCCGCCGCGTTCACCCGTCGTGGTCACCAAGTCGACGTGCTCGAGCGGGCGTCCGAGATCCGAGAGGTCGGCGCAGGCATCTCCCTGTGGCCGAATGCGCTGGCCGCCCTCGACGTCATCGGCGCCGGCGAGCGGGTGCGCGAGCAGGGGCTACTCGTCGCCGACGCAGGCATCCGCGCCTCGAACGGCCGGTGGCTGTCACGCGTGGACGTTGCAGAGTTCGAGCGCCGGATCGGTTCGCTCGTCGTCATCTATCGGCCGCTGCTGCTCGACATTCTTCGAGAGGCTGCCGAACTGGCAGACGTCCACCTGGGTGTCGAGGTCCGCGGCGTGACGACCGACGGAGTGGTCACCCACTCCGGTGGCACGACGCGCGCCGATCTCGTCGTCGGCGCGGACGGCATCCGCAGCATCGTGCGCGGCTCGGTGTGGCGCGAGGCGGCCGCGCCGAAGTACGCGGGGTACGCAGCGTGGCGCATGGTCACCGAACCGATCTCTCTGGACAACGGGGGCGAAACGTGGGGTGCGGGGCGGCGCTTCGGCTTCGCACCGCTTCCCGACGGTCGGGTGTATTGCTTCCCGGTCGTGAACACGCCCGCGGGTCGGGCGCACGGAGGTCTCGGCGAGATCCGTCGGCTGTTCGGCGACTGGCATGCGCCCATCCCCGCATTGCTGGACGCGACCCGTCCGGACGCGGTGATGTACCACGACATCTACGAGTTGCCCGACCTCGCCACGTACGCCAGAGGGCGCGTCGCCCTGCTCGGCGACGCCGCGCATGCGATGACGCCCAACTCGGGACAAGGCGCGGGCCAGGCGATGGAGGACGCTGTCGTCCTCGCGGAGACGGTCACAGCAGGCAAGGGGCTGGAGGAGTACGACGCGCTCCGGCGCGAGCGTACGCAGCGGATCACCAAGCAGGCACACCGCATCGGTGCCGTCGCGAAATGGTCGTCGCCCGTGGCGGTGGGCGCGCGGAACGCGTTACTACGGGCGACGCCGAGCTCGACGGTCATGAAATCGCTCGAGCCGGTTGTCGGTTGGCGCCCTTAG
- a CDS encoding SH3 domain-containing protein produces MATSRHKQPKQRSTVRKVAPAAVATLAAVVIGAVAVELPSDNQGEPSAQAAAGEQSTDSDTTATDSRTSEERTSRNSERKPLGGPSSAKAPGAGAGKKAPAEKAEEPEEPPEATGKLFATTDLNIRKGPGESYGVVTVVDTGTKLAVTDETDGPWAEVVYEGESRWVTAEYLSEDKPEEESDDDSGTSTGGLSDAPCDDSSVESGLTENAIAVHRAVCAEFPEVSSYGGLRPGDSGEHGSGQAIDIMITGATGDEIADFARANAGALGVSEVLWSQQIWTVERSSEGWRPMEDRGSTTANHYDHVHVTVY; encoded by the coding sequence GTGGCTACGTCTCGTCACAAACAACCCAAACAGCGCAGCACCGTCCGCAAGGTCGCCCCCGCGGCCGTTGCGACGCTCGCGGCAGTCGTCATCGGCGCAGTTGCGGTCGAGCTCCCCTCTGATAATCAGGGCGAGCCGTCGGCCCAGGCCGCCGCCGGCGAGCAGAGCACCGACTCCGACACGACTGCAACCGACTCTCGTACCAGCGAGGAACGCACCAGCCGCAACAGCGAGCGCAAGCCATTGGGTGGGCCTAGCTCGGCGAAGGCGCCCGGCGCAGGCGCTGGCAAGAAGGCACCCGCGGAGAAGGCCGAGGAGCCCGAGGAGCCCCCAGAGGCCACCGGCAAGCTCTTCGCGACCACCGATCTGAACATCCGCAAGGGGCCGGGCGAGAGCTACGGCGTCGTCACCGTCGTCGACACCGGTACGAAGCTCGCAGTCACCGACGAGACCGACGGCCCGTGGGCGGAGGTCGTCTACGAAGGTGAGTCGCGCTGGGTCACCGCCGAGTACCTCTCCGAGGACAAGCCCGAGGAAGAGTCCGACGACGACTCCGGCACCTCCACCGGCGGCCTGTCCGACGCGCCCTGCGACGACTCGTCGGTCGAGTCCGGACTCACCGAGAACGCGATCGCCGTACACCGTGCCGTGTGCGCGGAGTTCCCGGAGGTCAGCTCGTACGGCGGGCTGCGCCCGGGAGACAGCGGCGAGCACGGCAGCGGCCAGGCGATCGACATCATGATCACCGGCGCTACCGGCGACGAGATCGCCGACTTCGCCCGCGCCAACGCCGGCGCGCTCGGGGTCAGCGAGGTGCTGTGGTCGCAGCAGATCTGGACCGTCGAGCGCTCCTCCGAGGGGTGGCGCCCGATGGAGGACCGTGGGTCGACCACGGCCAACCACTACGACCACGTGCACGTCACGGTCTACTGA
- a CDS encoding pyridoxamine 5'-phosphate oxidase family protein translates to MADDHIVRGTFREVSREKCEEYLRSAIVGRLAYAGDGRIEIIPVNYVYRDAVLIRTSPYGPLAALGPGVDGVAFEVDHHDDLTQSGWSVVVHGRIAAVTQTDELQRLWDEARPNPWAAGTRSLFLRVEPKSITGRQVRAQH, encoded by the coding sequence ATGGCAGACGACCACATCGTCCGCGGAACCTTCCGGGAAGTGAGCCGCGAGAAGTGCGAGGAGTACCTCCGGTCGGCCATCGTGGGCAGGCTTGCGTACGCAGGCGACGGGCGGATCGAGATCATTCCGGTGAACTACGTCTACCGTGACGCCGTGCTGATCCGCACCTCGCCGTACGGACCCTTGGCGGCGCTCGGCCCGGGCGTCGACGGTGTCGCGTTCGAGGTGGACCACCACGACGACCTCACCCAGTCGGGTTGGAGCGTCGTCGTACACGGACGAATCGCGGCTGTCACCCAGACCGACGAGCTTCAACGACTGTGGGATGAAGCACGCCCGAACCCGTGGGCTGCGGGCACCCGAAGCCTGTTTTTGCGGGTCGAACCCAAGTCGATCACGGGTCGCCAGGTGCGCGCGCAGCACTGA
- a CDS encoding MarR family transcriptional regulator: protein MQSDGDGGLAWLELQQATARVRTELSTRVEAESGMTSTEHEVMWALANDVDRRLTMSDIAERAMVTRSGATRLVERLERQGWVRREVDPANRRATYAVLTDEGVTAVRASGRAARRAREELFDDRLTERDLADLRRVLGKLLRRLDLAN, encoded by the coding sequence ATGCAAAGCGACGGAGACGGCGGACTCGCCTGGCTCGAGCTCCAGCAGGCGACCGCACGGGTCCGAACTGAGCTCAGCACCCGCGTCGAGGCGGAGTCGGGGATGACCTCGACCGAGCACGAGGTGATGTGGGCGTTGGCGAACGACGTCGACCGACGCCTGACGATGTCCGATATCGCCGAACGCGCGATGGTCACGCGTAGTGGCGCAACCCGGCTGGTGGAGCGACTGGAGCGCCAGGGGTGGGTACGCCGCGAGGTCGACCCGGCCAACCGGCGCGCGACGTACGCCGTTCTCACCGACGAGGGCGTCACGGCCGTACGCGCAAGTGGTCGCGCCGCGAGACGGGCTCGAGAGGAGCTCTTCGACGACCGACTCACCGAGCGTGACCTCGCCGATCTGCGGCGAGTGCTCGGCAAACTACTGCGTCGGCTGGACCTCGCAAATTGA
- a CDS encoding NmrA/HSCARG family protein: protein MTDELTVLVTGATGTQGGAVARELLARGHKVRAMTRRVESERAAALAESGATLVPGDFEDVDSLRRAAAGSDAAFIMGTPFEVDTETETRQSIAAIDAVREAEVPHLVYTSVASALDNTGIPHFESKAEVERHLQSVEPNAAVIAPTAFLGDLTSSWYAPGLRSGTYTFALPADVPLQHVTVADIGAFARLVIEDADRFAGTRTELASVTTTGGEIAARLSGWLGTQIRFVEIPIDVVREQMGADGLAMFEWFRAGGFTIDVERLHAAYPEIKWHDLDAWIGGHDLTALR, encoded by the coding sequence ATGACGGACGAACTGACGGTGCTGGTCACCGGAGCAACGGGTACGCAGGGCGGCGCGGTCGCCCGGGAGCTGCTGGCGCGTGGACACAAGGTCCGTGCGATGACCCGGCGGGTCGAGTCCGAGCGGGCAGCGGCGCTTGCCGAGTCGGGGGCGACTCTGGTGCCGGGAGACTTCGAGGACGTGGACTCGCTGCGACGTGCGGCCGCGGGGTCGGACGCCGCCTTCATCATGGGCACGCCGTTCGAGGTCGACACCGAGACTGAGACGCGGCAGTCGATCGCCGCGATCGACGCGGTCCGCGAGGCCGAGGTGCCGCATCTCGTGTACACCTCGGTAGCAAGTGCGCTCGACAACACGGGCATTCCGCACTTCGAGAGCAAGGCCGAGGTCGAGCGCCATCTGCAGTCCGTCGAACCGAACGCCGCCGTGATAGCGCCTACGGCGTTCCTCGGCGATCTCACCTCGTCCTGGTACGCACCGGGCCTGCGTAGCGGTACATACACGTTCGCACTCCCGGCCGACGTGCCGTTGCAGCATGTCACGGTCGCCGACATCGGTGCCTTTGCGCGGCTGGTGATCGAGGACGCGGACCGGTTCGCCGGCACTCGCACGGAGCTCGCGTCGGTCACTACGACCGGCGGCGAGATCGCGGCGAGACTGTCCGGGTGGCTCGGCACGCAGATCCGCTTCGTGGAGATCCCGATCGACGTAGTACGCGAGCAGATGGGTGCCGACGGACTAGCGATGTTCGAATGGTTCCGGGCGGGCGGCTTCACCATCGACGTCGAGCGACTGCACGCTGCGTACCCCGAGATCAAGTGGCACGACCTCGACGCCTGGATCGGGGGTCACGACCTGACGGCGCTGCGCTGA
- a CDS encoding cupin domain-containing protein yields the protein MHIIETTGLIRDDGRILDNIEGAAYGAGVSIIFEDTDTVGAGPRLHQHPYAETFVIRAGRATFTVGDKQLIGEAGHVLVVPAWTPHKFAVLGPERYVATHIHASDEFITEWLED from the coding sequence ATGCACATCATCGAGACGACCGGCCTCATCCGGGACGACGGGCGCATCCTCGACAACATCGAGGGTGCCGCGTACGGCGCGGGCGTCTCGATCATCTTCGAGGACACCGACACGGTTGGCGCAGGGCCACGTCTGCACCAGCATCCGTACGCGGAAACGTTCGTCATCCGAGCAGGCCGGGCGACCTTCACCGTTGGCGACAAACAGCTGATCGGCGAGGCCGGCCACGTGCTCGTCGTACCCGCGTGGACACCGCACAAGTTCGCCGTGCTCGGCCCGGAGCGGTATGTCGCGACCCACATCCACGCGAGCGACGAGTTCATCACGGAGTGGCTCGAGGACTGA
- a CDS encoding acyl-CoA dehydrogenase family protein encodes MDFGFDARTEELRASLLDFMDRHVYPAEAVFRDQVASLQNPWAWDSVPVLADLRTEARRRGLWNLFLPGELGAGLTNLQYAPLAEITGRSGALAPAALNCAAPDTGNMEVLAMFGTAEQRERWLDPLLAGEIRSAFAMTEPDVASSDATNIATRIERDGDQYVVNGRKWWITGAMNPNAQIFIVMGKTDPGAERHRQQSMILVPRDTPGVEAERGMEVFGYDDRDHGGHAEMSFTDVRVPASNLIGAEGDGFAIAQARLGPGRIHHCMRSIGLAERAIELMCARAEERVAFGKQISEQGVVRDWIAESRVRIEQLRLLVLKTAWLMDTVGNKGAHTEIQAIKIATPATVQWILDKAIQVHGAGGLSQDFPLAAAYAGIRTLRFADGPDEVHKNALARAELRTQAKARDERTETQ; translated from the coding sequence ATGGACTTCGGCTTCGATGCAAGGACAGAAGAGCTGCGGGCCAGTCTGCTGGACTTCATGGATCGTCATGTCTATCCCGCAGAGGCGGTGTTCCGCGACCAGGTGGCGAGCTTGCAGAACCCCTGGGCGTGGGATTCCGTGCCGGTGCTCGCCGACCTTCGTACCGAGGCTCGGCGGCGTGGACTGTGGAACCTCTTCCTGCCCGGCGAGCTCGGCGCCGGCCTCACCAACCTCCAGTACGCTCCGCTCGCCGAGATCACCGGCCGCAGCGGAGCGCTCGCGCCGGCGGCGCTGAACTGCGCAGCGCCCGACACGGGCAATATGGAGGTGCTGGCGATGTTCGGCACCGCCGAGCAGCGAGAGCGCTGGCTCGATCCCTTGCTGGCCGGAGAGATCCGCTCGGCATTCGCGATGACCGAGCCCGACGTCGCCTCGTCCGATGCCACCAACATCGCGACCCGCATCGAGCGCGACGGCGACCAGTACGTCGTCAACGGCCGCAAGTGGTGGATCACCGGCGCGATGAATCCGAACGCCCAGATCTTCATCGTGATGGGTAAGACCGATCCCGGTGCCGAACGGCATCGCCAGCAGAGCATGATCCTCGTCCCGCGTGATACGCCCGGGGTCGAGGCCGAGCGCGGCATGGAGGTCTTCGGGTACGACGATCGGGATCACGGCGGCCACGCCGAGATGTCGTTCACCGACGTACGCGTACCTGCGTCCAACCTGATCGGCGCAGAGGGCGACGGTTTTGCGATCGCTCAAGCTCGGTTGGGCCCCGGCCGCATCCATCACTGCATGCGGTCGATCGGGCTCGCCGAGCGGGCGATCGAGCTGATGTGCGCGCGGGCCGAGGAGCGGGTCGCCTTCGGCAAGCAGATCTCCGAACAGGGCGTCGTACGCGACTGGATCGCGGAGTCGCGCGTACGCATCGAGCAGCTGCGGCTGCTCGTACTCAAGACCGCTTGGCTGATGGACACGGTCGGCAACAAGGGAGCGCACACCGAGATCCAGGCGATCAAGATCGCGACACCGGCGACGGTGCAGTGGATCCTCGACAAGGCCATTCAGGTGCACGGAGCCGGCGGCTTGTCGCAGGACTTCCCGCTTGCCGCGGCGTATGCGGGTATTCGTACCCTGCGGTTTGCCGACGGCCCCGACGAGGTACACAAGAACGCGCTCGCGCGCGCCGAGCTGCGCACGCAGGCGAAAGCACGTGACGAACGAACGGAGACGCAGTGA
- a CDS encoding NADP-dependent oxidoreductase, translating into MTSSTQIRLAARPLGEPLDSDFEFVETELPELADGQVLLRTVYLSLDPYMRGRMSAAKSYAKPVEVGDVMVGGTVCEVVESRSPRRQVGDIVLAYSGWQTYAVADARHTRRLDPGAAPISTALGVLGMPGFTAYAGLLAIGQPQPGDTVVVAAATGPVGSAVGQIAKVKGARAVGIAGGSEKCRALVDEFGFDAAVDHRSPTFDDDLVAATPDGVDVYFENVAGPVGAAVVRRLNKFARVPVCGLVANYNATEPPQGTDHLPGFLNAILTLSLTVRGFIQDEFVPTHHDDFLREMAGWVADGSVRYREDVVEGLEKTPEAFRGLLAGRNFGKLLVRVGDDPTTD; encoded by the coding sequence GTGACCTCCAGTACCCAGATCCGGCTGGCCGCAAGGCCGCTTGGTGAGCCGTTGGACTCCGACTTCGAGTTCGTGGAGACCGAGCTACCCGAGCTGGCCGACGGACAGGTGCTGCTTCGTACCGTCTACCTGTCGCTCGACCCGTACATGCGCGGCCGGATGAGCGCGGCCAAGTCGTACGCGAAGCCGGTCGAAGTCGGTGACGTGATGGTCGGTGGCACCGTGTGTGAGGTCGTGGAGTCACGCTCACCGCGGCGGCAGGTCGGTGACATCGTCCTCGCGTACTCCGGCTGGCAGACGTACGCCGTTGCGGACGCTCGCCATACGCGTCGGCTCGACCCCGGCGCCGCGCCCATCTCTACGGCGCTCGGCGTACTCGGAATGCCCGGCTTCACCGCGTACGCAGGGCTGTTGGCGATCGGGCAACCGCAGCCGGGGGACACCGTCGTGGTCGCGGCGGCGACGGGGCCGGTCGGCTCCGCGGTCGGCCAGATAGCGAAGGTCAAGGGTGCTCGTGCGGTCGGCATCGCGGGCGGATCCGAGAAGTGCCGGGCGTTGGTGGACGAGTTCGGGTTCGACGCTGCCGTCGATCACCGCTCACCCACGTTCGACGACGACCTCGTGGCTGCGACACCCGACGGCGTCGACGTCTACTTCGAGAACGTCGCCGGGCCGGTCGGCGCGGCCGTTGTGCGTCGGCTCAACAAGTTCGCCCGGGTGCCGGTCTGCGGGCTCGTCGCGAACTACAACGCAACCGAGCCGCCGCAGGGCACAGATCACCTGCCGGGATTCCTGAACGCGATCCTCACCCTGAGCCTGACCGTGCGCGGCTTCATCCAGGACGAGTTCGTACCCACGCATCACGACGACTTCCTGCGTGAGATGGCAGGCTGGGTCGCGGACGGGTCGGTGCGCTATCGCGAGGATGTCGTCGAGGGTCTCGAGAAGACGCCGGAGGCATTCCGTGGCCTGCTGGCCGGCCGGAACTTCGGCAAGCTTCTCGTACGAGTCGGTGACGACCCGACAACCGACTGA